From Paenibacillus sp. PK3_47, the proteins below share one genomic window:
- a CDS encoding LacI family DNA-binding transcriptional regulator yields the protein MATIKDVAKLAGVALSTASYAMSGDSKVSAKTKEKVLAAARELNYQKNGFAMDLKRSRTNTIALILTDLSGPYYSELIRSIQDVALSNSFDLIACSSMGGKDSTAVRFLLEKRVDGAIVLAHNISDEILTAAAGERFPIVVMDRIISGEGLINVMVDGELGGYTATRYLIEKGHSSIAYISGPANSYDNTLRYQGFQRAMREAGLEEKTKWRLSGNFIREGGYKATKMMLMQGELPSAVFYGNDEMAVGGMKALEEGGVSVPGDISVIGFDDIQLAEYIQPPLTTIHQPMYESGSLAGHLLFQKLNGDPVNDFYKLKINLVERKSVNPLS from the coding sequence ATGGCAACGATCAAGGATGTGGCGAAGCTGGCTGGAGTAGCATTATCTACAGCTTCATATGCGATGAGTGGAGACAGCAAGGTCAGTGCAAAGACTAAAGAGAAGGTGCTGGCAGCGGCAAGAGAGCTGAACTATCAAAAAAATGGATTTGCCATGGATTTGAAACGGAGCCGGACGAACACCATTGCCCTTATCTTGACCGATCTTTCGGGTCCTTATTACTCGGAGCTGATCCGAAGTATACAGGATGTTGCATTGTCCAATAGTTTTGATCTCATTGCCTGCAGCTCCATGGGAGGCAAGGATTCGACTGCCGTCAGGTTTTTGCTTGAAAAAAGAGTTGACGGTGCAATCGTGCTTGCCCACAATATCTCGGACGAAATTCTGACGGCTGCGGCCGGTGAACGTTTTCCGATCGTCGTGATGGACCGGATCATTTCCGGGGAGGGCCTGATCAATGTTATGGTTGACGGTGAGCTGGGGGGCTATACCGCAACCCGTTACCTGATTGAAAAAGGCCACAGCTCGATCGCTTATATCAGCGGACCGGCCAATTCCTACGATAACACATTGCGTTATCAGGGGTTCCAGCGGGCCATGCGTGAAGCCGGGCTTGAAGAGAAGACAAAATGGAGATTAAGCGGAAATTTTATCCGTGAAGGCGGATATAAAGCGACCAAAATGATGCTGATGCAGGGGGAACTGCCTTCGGCCGTATTCTACGGCAATGATGAAATGGCGGTCGGCGGGATGAAGGCGCTGGAAGAAGGCGGAGTATCTGTTCCTGGAGATATTTCGGTCATCGGCTTTGATGATATCCAGCTGGCTGAGTATATTCAACCGCCGCTGACAACGATTCACCAGCCGATGTATGAATCCGGTTCGCTGGCCGGACATCTGCTGTTCCAGAAGCTGAACGGTGACCCGGTCAATGATTTCTATAAGCTCAAAATTAATCTGGTTGAACGCAAATCAGTCAACCCACTCAGTTAA
- a CDS encoding citrate synthase/methylcitrate synthase, translating into MAKVTGLEGVVAGETDIGLVDGEKGFLVYRGYWAKELAVSKCYEEVAFLLWNGRLPSPKELALLKQEMAESRALPEYLRGMIDLLPASVPLMLVLQSAVAALGVPENASWPPTLKQAVRLTAILPVIIAYRYRRLQGLPVVEPLADLGHAANYLYMLTGKVPENAHVQALSAYLILCMEHGMNASTFAGRVVLSTESDMCAAVCGSIGAMKGPLHGGAPSEVISMLEEIGTKENAEPWIRKVLDHKGKIMGFGHRIYKTKDPRAEALQIATQEMIGKDESFDLAIHVEHTAIRLLEEYKPGRRLFTNVEFYAAAILRALELDPEIFTPTFTSGRIVGWTSHILEQAGSNRIFRPQSVYTGPMPATGI; encoded by the coding sequence ATGGCAAAGGTAACGGGATTGGAAGGCGTAGTAGCAGGAGAAACGGATATCGGTTTGGTGGATGGTGAGAAAGGTTTTTTGGTTTACCGGGGATATTGGGCAAAAGAGCTTGCCGTCAGTAAATGCTATGAAGAAGTGGCCTTTCTGCTGTGGAACGGGCGTTTGCCTTCACCAAAGGAGCTGGCACTGCTGAAGCAGGAAATGGCTGAGTCGAGAGCCTTGCCGGAGTATCTGAGGGGAATGATTGATCTGCTCCCGGCTTCAGTTCCGCTGATGCTCGTATTGCAAAGCGCTGTAGCTGCATTGGGGGTGCCGGAGAACGCATCCTGGCCGCCTACCCTTAAGCAGGCTGTACGCCTGACGGCTATTTTACCGGTCATTATTGCTTACAGGTACCGCAGACTGCAGGGACTGCCTGTTGTCGAGCCGCTGGCAGACCTGGGGCATGCCGCCAATTACCTCTATATGCTGACAGGAAAAGTTCCGGAGAACGCCCACGTGCAGGCGCTCAGCGCCTATCTGATTCTGTGTATGGAGCATGGTATGAATGCCTCGACATTTGCAGGACGTGTAGTGCTCTCTACAGAATCTGATATGTGTGCGGCAGTATGCGGTTCGATCGGGGCCATGAAGGGGCCGCTGCATGGCGGTGCTCCTTCGGAAGTCATCTCGATGCTGGAGGAGATCGGAACCAAGGAAAACGCAGAGCCATGGATCCGCAAAGTGCTGGATCACAAGGGCAAAATTATGGGATTCGGCCACAGAATTTATAAAACCAAAGACCCGCGCGCAGAGGCTCTGCAGATTGCTACCCAGGAAATGATCGGTAAAGATGAATCTTTTGACTTGGCTATTCATGTAGAGCATACAGCTATCCGGCTGCTGGAGGAGTATAAGCCGGGCCGCCGCCTGTTTACCAACGTGGAGTTTTATGCGGCTGCCATCCTGCGCGCACTTGAGCTTGACCCGGAAATTTTTACACCGACCTTCACTTCAGGCCGGATTGTCGGCTGGACCTCGCATATTCTGGAGCAGGCGGGGAGCAACCGCATCTTCCGGCCGCAATCTGTATATACCGGTCCGATGCCTGCTACCGGGATTTAG
- a CDS encoding aminopeptidase, translated as MKDFEIILEKYAELVVKVGVNVQPGQVLMVHSPLETVELTRLIVSKAYEAGAKYVMVEWDDEKITRIRYEKAPEESFSYYPQWHADMLEGFAEEGGAVLHIKVPDPELFRGIDSSKVSTAVKAAAVARKKYQHYTRNNKISWSLIKAPTRAWADKVFADLPEEERVEAMWEAVFQMTRAFAEDPVAAWRGHIADLKQSQDRMNAKRYKSLHYRAPGTDLRVELPEGHLWRGGGGENESGVYFVANMPTEEIYTMPLRTGVNGTVSSTLPLNLNGRLVDGITFTFTDGKVTAYDAASGREHLTSLLETDEGASYLGEMALVPHDSPISRLNRVFYNTGIDENASCHFALGSAYPSNIEGGVGMSSEELLKRGANVSLTHVDFMIGSAELDIDGELADGTIEPVFRQGNWVL; from the coding sequence ATGAAAGATTTCGAGATAATACTTGAGAAGTATGCGGAGCTCGTTGTTAAAGTAGGGGTAAATGTGCAGCCTGGACAAGTGCTGATGGTCCATTCCCCGCTGGAAACTGTAGAGTTAACCCGCCTGATCGTAAGTAAAGCCTATGAGGCTGGAGCTAAATATGTCATGGTTGAATGGGATGATGAGAAAATTACCCGTATCCGCTATGAAAAAGCCCCTGAAGAGTCCTTCAGCTATTACCCGCAGTGGCATGCCGATATGCTGGAGGGCTTTGCTGAAGAGGGCGGCGCGGTGTTACATATTAAAGTACCTGACCCGGAGCTGTTCCGCGGAATTGATTCTAGTAAAGTATCCACGGCGGTAAAAGCTGCTGCGGTGGCCCGGAAGAAGTATCAGCATTACACCCGCAATAACAAAATCAGCTGGTCGCTGATCAAGGCCCCGACCCGGGCCTGGGCGGACAAGGTATTCGCTGATCTTCCGGAAGAAGAACGTGTAGAAGCGATGTGGGAAGCAGTATTCCAAATGACCCGCGCCTTTGCCGAAGATCCGGTGGCCGCCTGGCGCGGGCATATCGCAGATCTCAAGCAGAGCCAGGACCGGATGAATGCCAAACGCTACAAGAGCCTGCATTACCGTGCTCCGGGAACGGATCTGCGCGTGGAGCTGCCGGAAGGCCATTTGTGGCGCGGAGGCGGCGGTGAGAATGAAAGCGGGGTATATTTTGTAGCCAATATGCCGACTGAAGAAATTTACACCATGCCGCTCCGCACAGGTGTCAACGGTACGGTATCCAGCACACTTCCGCTTAACCTGAACGGCCGGCTGGTGGACGGCATTACGTTTACTTTTACAGACGGTAAAGTGACGGCTTATGATGCCGCATCCGGACGGGAGCATCTCACTTCGCTGCTGGAAACGGATGAAGGGGCTTCGTATCTGGGTGAAATGGCACTCGTGCCGCATGATTCGCCAATCTCCCGCCTGAACCGTGTGTTTTATAATACCGGTATTGACGAGAATGCCTCCTGCCATTTCGCGCTGGGCAGTGCCTATCCTTCAAATATTGAAGGCGGGGTAGGAATGAGCAGCGAAGAGCTGCTGAAGAGGGGCGCTAACGTAAGCCTGACGCATGTCGATTTCATGATCGGCTCCGCAGAGCTGGATATTGACGGAGAACTGGCCGATGGCACCATCGAACCGGTATTCCGTCAGGGGAATTGGGTGCTGTAG
- a CDS encoding alpha/beta hydrolase family protein: MAFIQMSLFSEILGMSTEVNAVVPLNAQPGHKRGGKLPVLYLLHGLGGDHTEWTRQSAVERYAEEKGLVLILPRADRSYYMDMKQGGAYFTYLSRELPELVKRIFPISGRREDTFAAGISMGGYGAFKLALRCPENYAAAASLSGGLDIVGRVNGPNGFHPGEIQRIFGSGAELAGSRDDLFALADAAASADRPLLYQCCGTEDFLYEGNRRFLKHASAAGLQITYEEGPGEHEWGYWDRQTRRMLDWLPL, from the coding sequence GTGGCCTTTATTCAAATGTCGTTATTCTCGGAAATCCTGGGCATGTCGACAGAAGTGAATGCCGTTGTACCGCTGAATGCGCAGCCTGGCCATAAGCGCGGCGGCAAGCTTCCTGTGCTCTATCTGCTGCACGGTCTGGGCGGCGACCATACGGAATGGACACGCCAGTCAGCGGTGGAACGTTATGCCGAAGAGAAGGGGCTGGTGCTTATTCTGCCCCGTGCCGACCGCAGCTATTATATGGACATGAAGCAGGGCGGAGCCTATTTCACTTATCTAAGCCGGGAGCTGCCGGAACTGGTCAAAAGGATCTTTCCAATTTCCGGCCGCAGAGAAGATACCTTTGCCGCCGGCATCTCCATGGGCGGATATGGAGCCTTCAAGCTGGCGCTGAGATGTCCGGAGAATTATGCTGCAGCAGCCAGTCTTTCCGGCGGATTGGATATCGTCGGCCGTGTTAACGGCCCGAACGGCTTTCACCCGGGGGAAATCCAGCGGATATTTGGTTCCGGTGCGGAGCTTGCAGGGAGCAGGGATGATCTGTTTGCTCTGGCGGATGCTGCGGCATCAGCTGACCGGCCCCTGCTCTATCAGTGCTGCGGCACAGAAGATTTTCTGTACGAAGGGAACCGGAGGTTTCTTAAGCATGCCTCAGCTGCCGGATTGCAGATAACGTATGAGGAAGGGCCTGGAGAGCATGAATGGGGCTATTGGGACAGGCAGACGCGGCGGATGCTGGACTGGCTGCCGCTGTAA
- a CDS encoding sugar ABC transporter substrate-binding protein yields the protein MNKKTGISMLALLTSFSLIAAGCGNNSSESASGDNKTLKVWFMGTSDTVDPIADMYEEQNPGITVDVQAIPWDTAHDKLLTAVASKNGPDVVQMGTTWIPEFAAAGALADMTPYIEQYPSMKAENFFDGAVQTTKYEDQTVAVPFYVETRAMYYRTDLLAEVGYPEGPKTWDELKDASRKLVEKGGPGHYALPIEGKDTIYPAIFAWQNGSDIIDSNRQPQFNQPAYVEMVDFLKSFYDEGLSPKGTDLDTVSAFKDGTMAMFISGPWMIQTVKEKAPEIDGKWAVTTLPAKETNTSSIGGADLSIFSYSKNQDEAAKFIAFMAEQEAQLKYYETSNSMPALKAAWDNEALSDPMIAAFGEQLENTRPAPTVREYEEIAQAAMASFEQITIGGADTQTELDKLNDKANELLGNK from the coding sequence ATGAACAAAAAAACAGGTATTTCAATGCTGGCCTTATTAACAAGCTTTTCTCTGATTGCAGCAGGCTGCGGCAACAACTCCAGCGAATCGGCATCGGGAGATAACAAGACACTGAAGGTATGGTTCATGGGTACGTCCGATACGGTAGATCCGATCGCCGATATGTACGAGGAACAGAATCCCGGCATCACTGTAGATGTACAAGCCATTCCTTGGGATACTGCACATGACAAACTTCTGACTGCGGTAGCCTCCAAGAACGGTCCTGACGTTGTTCAAATGGGTACCACCTGGATTCCTGAATTTGCAGCTGCCGGAGCACTGGCAGACATGACTCCATACATCGAGCAATATCCAAGCATGAAAGCGGAAAACTTCTTTGACGGTGCCGTTCAGACTACGAAATATGAAGATCAGACGGTAGCGGTTCCTTTCTATGTAGAGACACGCGCCATGTACTACCGTACAGATCTGCTTGCTGAAGTCGGTTATCCCGAAGGTCCAAAGACATGGGATGAGCTGAAGGATGCGAGCAGAAAGCTGGTTGAAAAAGGCGGCCCAGGTCATTACGCTTTGCCGATTGAAGGTAAAGACACGATTTACCCGGCTATTTTTGCCTGGCAGAACGGCAGTGACATCATCGACAGCAACCGTCAGCCACAGTTCAACCAGCCCGCTTATGTGGAAATGGTAGATTTCCTGAAAAGCTTCTATGACGAAGGGCTGTCCCCGAAAGGAACGGACCTGGATACAGTATCCGCATTTAAAGACGGCACAATGGCTATGTTCATCAGCGGTCCTTGGATGATTCAGACGGTTAAAGAAAAGGCTCCGGAGATTGACGGTAAATGGGCTGTAACTACACTGCCTGCCAAAGAAACCAATACTTCCTCCATCGGCGGCGCTGACTTGTCCATCTTCAGCTACAGCAAAAACCAGGATGAGGCTGCCAAGTTCATTGCTTTTATGGCTGAACAGGAAGCTCAGCTGAAATACTACGAAACTTCGAACTCCATGCCTGCACTCAAGGCCGCCTGGGACAATGAAGCGCTCTCCGATCCGATGATTGCCGCTTTTGGTGAACAGCTTGAAAATACGCGTCCGGCTCCAACCGTAAGAGAGTATGAGGAAATCGCACAGGCAGCTATGGCTTCCTTTGAACAGATTACTATTGGCGGTGCAGATACACAAACCGAGCTGGATAAGCTGAACGACAAAGCAAATGAACTTCTCGGCAACAAATAA
- a CDS encoding helix-turn-helix transcriptional regulator translates to MSHQMRLQALSAFLKARRAAISPAAAGLPEGTRRRTPGLRREEVAQLAGVSNTWYTWLEQGRDIRVSPSVLECIAAALQLNKDERSYLFALALDNGPANGIYPQEEASAITPSLQKILKELTACPTIISDRRCGIVGWNEAAAHVFLDFARLPQEERNMIRLLFVRKEFQRLAVNWEQFVRGYLSIFRAYYGQYLEDRWYDDFIAEMKEAHPEFDKLWEESRVSSAPDVVLEFRHAKAGKMLFQLTSLQVQGGADLRCSIYTPAGDSNTEQKLRQLLEHHKLS, encoded by the coding sequence ATGTCCCATCAGATGAGACTTCAGGCATTGTCGGCATTCCTGAAAGCACGCCGTGCAGCGATCTCTCCGGCGGCCGCCGGTCTTCCCGAGGGGACACGAAGACGGACACCGGGGCTCAGAAGGGAGGAGGTTGCCCAGCTTGCAGGAGTAAGCAATACCTGGTATACGTGGCTGGAGCAGGGGCGGGATATCAGAGTGTCACCCTCTGTACTGGAATGTATTGCCGCAGCGCTACAGCTGAATAAGGATGAGCGCAGCTATCTGTTTGCCCTTGCGCTGGATAATGGCCCGGCTAATGGCATATATCCCCAAGAGGAAGCTTCTGCAATTACGCCTTCCCTCCAGAAGATTCTGAAGGAGCTTACTGCCTGCCCGACAATCATCTCAGACCGCAGATGCGGTATTGTCGGCTGGAATGAGGCTGCGGCACACGTTTTTCTGGATTTCGCCAGACTGCCGCAGGAGGAGCGCAATATGATCCGCTTATTGTTCGTCCGTAAGGAATTCCAGCGCCTTGCTGTGAACTGGGAACAGTTCGTCCGGGGATATTTATCCATTTTCCGCGCCTATTACGGACAGTACTTGGAGGACCGCTGGTATGACGATTTTATAGCCGAGATGAAGGAAGCCCATCCTGAATTTGATAAGCTGTGGGAAGAGAGCAGAGTAAGCTCTGCGCCGGATGTTGTACTCGAATTCCGTCATGCCAAGGCAGGCAAGATGTTATTTCAGCTGACATCGCTTCAGGTTCAGGGCGGCGCTGACCTGCGCTGCAGTATTTATACGCCGGCAGGCGATTCCAATACAGAACAAAAGCTGCGTCAACTGCTGGAACATCACAAGCTAAGTTAG
- a CDS encoding antibiotic biosynthesis monooxygenase has protein sequence MFVQTRSIVVEKGNSGKVIERFSAPGVLEEMPGLIDISVALNKKSKESEEVLILIRWESEEAWKNWEKSDAHIQGHKNSRGQEKPEFILSTTVNMYEVQTIKEGKVYGRQV, from the coding sequence GTGTTTGTGCAGACGAGATCCATCGTTGTAGAAAAAGGGAACAGCGGCAAGGTTATTGAGCGGTTCAGCGCACCGGGTGTTTTGGAAGAAATGCCGGGACTGATCGACATTAGTGTAGCTTTGAATAAGAAGAGCAAGGAATCCGAGGAAGTGTTAATCCTGATCCGCTGGGAATCGGAGGAGGCCTGGAAGAACTGGGAGAAAAGTGACGCTCATATTCAGGGGCACAAGAACAGCAGAGGCCAGGAGAAACCGGAGTTTATTCTAAGCACAACGGTCAATATGTATGAAGTGCAGACGATAAAAGAAGGCAAGGTCTACGGCCGGCAGGTATAG
- a CDS encoding sugar ABC transporter permease codes for MSSFVKAWNKHKYPYLFIAPAVILLTLFSIIPIIIALVISFTDMDLVGLADYSNINGVGISNYIDIFKDPVFLKSMYNTMIYVVIGVPLVVVASMGVAMLLNYGTGWLFKSFRVIYYMPSITNIVAVAVVWGYLYNGTYGLFNYILSWFGLPAQQWLQDPALAKLSLILLAFWKSIGLNMIIFLAALQGIPRSYYEAAEIDGATGWKKLRFITVPLLGFATFFVTITTLIGWIQFFEEPLVMTKGGPLNATMSMALFIYNNGFQLSKFGYAASGSFVLFIIIIIATLIQFAVKKKEVEY; via the coding sequence GTGAGTTCATTTGTGAAGGCGTGGAACAAGCATAAATATCCGTATCTGTTTATCGCGCCTGCGGTAATCCTGCTGACTTTATTCTCCATCATTCCGATTATCATTGCACTGGTGATCAGCTTTACAGACATGGATTTGGTCGGGCTTGCGGATTATTCAAATATTAACGGTGTGGGAATCAGCAACTATATAGATATTTTCAAAGATCCGGTATTCCTGAAGTCGATGTATAACACTATGATCTACGTGGTTATCGGTGTACCGCTGGTCGTCGTAGCTTCCATGGGGGTGGCGATGCTGCTGAACTATGGAACCGGCTGGTTATTCAAAAGCTTCCGGGTCATTTATTACATGCCTTCCATTACCAACATTGTCGCCGTGGCTGTAGTTTGGGGCTATCTGTACAACGGAACGTACGGTTTGTTCAACTATATCCTCTCCTGGTTCGGCCTTCCTGCACAGCAGTGGCTTCAGGATCCGGCACTTGCCAAGCTCTCGCTGATTCTGCTGGCTTTCTGGAAGTCGATCGGTCTCAATATGATTATTTTCCTGGCGGCACTGCAGGGAATTCCCCGCTCCTATTATGAGGCGGCTGAAATTGACGGGGCAACCGGCTGGAAGAAACTGCGCTTTATCACTGTTCCTTTGCTTGGATTCGCTACTTTCTTTGTGACCATTACGACCCTGATCGGCTGGATTCAGTTCTTCGAAGAACCGCTGGTGATGACCAAAGGCGGACCGCTGAATGCGACGATGTCCATGGCGCTCTTTATCTATAATAACGGGTTCCAGCTAAGTAAATTCGGCTATGCGGCATCAGGTTCCTTCGTACTGTTCATCATCATTATTATTGCGACCCTGATCCAATTCGCGGTCAAAAAGAAAGAAGTAGAATACTAA
- a CDS encoding carbohydrate ABC transporter permease, producing MTLKAKGIEKAIMITLLVIGGLLMMVPFIWMLGSSFKPENEFTVIPPALFPENPTFNNYRDLFVKMDFLVYLKNTLIIVLCSFAGLFLNAMAGYAFAKFDFPGRNKFFYIILGTMMIPGQVTMIPTYLIINQMGLVNTMAGIVLPGLVGAFAIFLFRQFMTTIPMDLLEAARLDGAGELRIFFQLMVPIVKPVFAVQGILTFIGAWNSFLWPLIIANDERLYTLSVGLSLLKGQYGTAFGLQMAGAAFMVVPIVIIFIFFQKHIIEGYTISGMK from the coding sequence ATGACGCTTAAAGCGAAGGGAATAGAAAAAGCAATTATGATTACGCTGCTCGTCATTGGAGGACTTCTGATGATGGTGCCGTTTATATGGATGCTGGGCTCATCGTTTAAACCTGAGAATGAGTTTACGGTGATACCGCCCGCTCTTTTTCCGGAAAATCCTACATTCAATAACTACCGGGATTTATTTGTGAAAATGGACTTTTTAGTCTATCTGAAAAATACGCTCATTATCGTATTGTGTTCATTTGCGGGGCTGTTTCTTAATGCAATGGCCGGATATGCGTTTGCCAAATTCGATTTTCCGGGCCGCAATAAATTTTTCTACATTATTCTGGGGACGATGATGATCCCGGGTCAGGTGACGATGATTCCAACCTACCTGATCATCAATCAGATGGGGCTGGTCAATACCATGGCAGGTATCGTGCTGCCGGGTCTCGTCGGGGCCTTTGCGATCTTCCTGTTCCGTCAATTCATGACTACGATTCCGATGGACCTGCTGGAAGCCGCCAGACTGGATGGAGCCGGTGAGCTGCGGATCTTTTTCCAGCTGATGGTGCCTATAGTGAAGCCGGTATTTGCCGTTCAGGGCATTCTGACCTTTATCGGGGCATGGAACAGCTTCCTGTGGCCGCTGATTATTGCCAATGATGAGAGGCTCTATACGCTGTCAGTCGGTTTGTCGCTCCTCAAAGGCCAATACGGTACAGCATTCGGTCTGCAAATGGCCGGAGCCGCGTTCATGGTCGTCCCGATTGTTATTATCTTTATCTTCTTCCAGAAACATATTATAGAAGGATATACGATCTCAGGGATGAAATAA
- a CDS encoding VanZ family protein, with the protein MQYRRHGYINKIRALVLYLLLLYLLNAFYLIMLPFPASRHNLPLSGNLIQPVPLQFLQDIADSAGLLPETPSSYLTLLREPAFYQAVFNVILTIPFGIFLGYYFQTRWVVCILLSFVLSLMFEITQITGIYGYFDHPYRIFDVDDLITNTLGGIIGYRIALWISGLLPKIDQLDSREDLSAKKVSYTRRAIAFMTDFFVWVTGALLINSLSLPGAYWISTFIYFVLIPYVTRGRTLGKWIVRIRISGLEGRTTLWSLTVRYVLLYGIWLGAHTLIINPSWSGHLDSGWTAGIPGLLLICDMIFCIHLALKVFKRDPVLFYERISGTTNAITWPEKQRELADYTGQPSNSMRNQVD; encoded by the coding sequence GTGCAGTACCGGAGACACGGCTATATCAACAAGATCAGAGCGCTGGTTCTGTACCTGCTGCTGCTCTACCTGTTAAATGCTTTTTATCTGATTATGCTTCCTTTCCCGGCATCCCGGCATAATCTGCCGCTGTCCGGCAACCTGATTCAGCCTGTTCCGCTGCAATTCCTTCAGGATATTGCGGATTCTGCGGGGCTTCTTCCGGAGACACCGTCCTCTTATCTGACACTGCTGCGTGAACCTGCATTTTATCAGGCAGTGTTTAATGTGATTCTGACCATACCTTTCGGCATCTTCCTCGGTTATTATTTCCAGACACGCTGGGTAGTGTGTATTCTTCTGTCCTTTGTGCTGTCTCTCATGTTCGAGATTACACAGATTACCGGAATTTATGGATATTTTGATCACCCTTACCGGATCTTCGATGTCGATGACCTTATTACCAACACGCTCGGAGGGATTATCGGGTACCGCATCGCCTTATGGATTTCCGGTTTATTACCGAAGATTGACCAGCTGGACAGCCGGGAAGACTTATCCGCCAAAAAGGTGAGCTACACCAGACGTGCCATCGCTTTTATGACCGATTTTTTCGTATGGGTGACAGGAGCCCTTCTGATCAACTCCCTCTCGCTTCCCGGTGCGTATTGGATTTCCACCTTTATTTATTTCGTGCTCATCCCTTATGTGACCCGCGGGCGGACGCTCGGCAAATGGATTGTGCGGATCCGGATCAGCGGACTTGAAGGCCGTACCACACTATGGAGTCTGACCGTCAGATATGTTCTGCTCTACGGCATCTGGCTGGGGGCACATACGCTTATTATAAATCCGTCGTGGTCCGGCCATTTAGACAGCGGATGGACAGCCGGGATTCCAGGCTTGCTGCTGATCTGTGATATGATCTTCTGCATTCATCTTGCCCTTAAAGTGTTCAAAAGGGACCCTGTCCTGTTCTATGAACGGATCAGCGGGACCACAAACGCAATCACATGGCCGGAGAAGCAGCGTGAACTAGCAGACTATACCGGACAGCCTTCTAATTCTATGAGAAATCAAGTTGATTAA
- a CDS encoding exodeoxyribonuclease III has product MKLVSWNVNGLRACVNKGFNDYFAEADADIFCVQETKLQEGQIVLEHGEEYSQYWNYAIKKGYSGTAVFTRIKPLSVRYGLEEETEAEGRIITLEFADFYLVNVYTPNAKRDLTRLEYRLEWEDRFRTYLLELDKLKPVIVCGDLNVAHQEIDLKNAKPNRGNSGFTDEERGKMTELLESGFVDTFRHFYPDTEGAYTWWSYMPKIRERNVGWRIDYFLASSRLIPNLLDAGIDCNVLGSDHCPVVLKLKDMEQA; this is encoded by the coding sequence ATGAAGCTGGTGTCCTGGAATGTAAACGGCTTAAGAGCCTGTGTGAATAAGGGGTTTAATGATTATTTTGCTGAAGCTGATGCGGATATCTTCTGTGTGCAGGAGACAAAGCTTCAGGAAGGGCAAATTGTGCTGGAGCATGGGGAAGAGTACTCTCAGTACTGGAATTATGCTATTAAGAAGGGGTATTCGGGGACGGCGGTATTCACGAGGATCAAACCGCTGTCTGTGAGATACGGACTGGAGGAAGAGACGGAAGCCGAAGGGCGGATCATTACGCTGGAATTCGCTGACTTTTATCTGGTTAATGTATACACTCCGAATGCCAAACGCGACTTGACCCGGCTGGAGTACCGGTTGGAGTGGGAGGACCGCTTCCGTACCTATCTGCTGGAGCTGGACAAGCTGAAGCCGGTGATCGTCTGCGGTGACCTTAATGTGGCCCATCAGGAGATAGACCTGAAGAATGCGAAGCCGAACCGCGGCAACTCCGGCTTTACCGATGAAGAGCGGGGCAAGATGACTGAACTGCTGGAATCCGGGTTCGTAGACACCTTCCGGCATTTCTATCCCGACACTGAAGGGGCTTATACCTGGTGGTCTTATATGCCGAAGATCCGGGAGCGGAATGTCGGCTGGCGGATTGATTATTTTTTGGCCTCTTCGCGGCTGATTCCGAATCTGCTGGATGCCGGGATTGACTGTAACGTGCTGGGCAGCGACCATTGTCCTGTAGTTCTTAAGCTTAAGGATATGGAGCAGGCCTGA